The following are from one region of the Methanospirillum hungatei genome:
- a CDS encoding winged helix-turn-helix transcriptional regulator: MRILPIFLFILLLLPVQVMADRYIVTSAYEDLPDTQSKSPDKVQIWELPLWLFITQVVLLSPIFMLMKQLLFLGYRVINRNTLFESRSRRDIYEFIVQNPGIHLRGIVSAMNMELGTVRYHLDQLARFSQVTKLHSGGFARYYPPGYSADEKRAINLTTSPSRHRIMLMLKENPGLTRQEIGDRLKISAQAAGWHLSQLLDKELIRKQKSGRTIKYLVTEASDPAFGQKKMKQCIIHRPYD, from the coding sequence ATGAGAATTTTACCCATCTTTCTGTTCATACTTCTTCTCCTTCCGGTCCAGGTTATGGCAGACCGGTACATCGTCACCAGTGCATACGAGGATTTACCAGATACTCAGTCGAAAAGTCCGGACAAGGTTCAGATTTGGGAACTTCCCCTTTGGTTATTTATAACCCAGGTAGTGCTCTTAAGTCCCATCTTCATGCTGATGAAACAGCTCCTCTTTCTTGGGTACCGGGTAATCAATAGAAATACCCTGTTTGAATCCAGATCAAGGAGAGATATTTATGAATTCATCGTTCAAAACCCAGGAATTCACCTTCGGGGAATTGTTTCAGCCATGAATATGGAACTTGGGACTGTCCGGTATCATCTTGATCAACTGGCACGGTTTTCACAGGTGACAAAACTCCACTCCGGAGGGTTTGCAAGATATTATCCACCAGGATACTCTGCGGATGAGAAAAGAGCCATTAACCTTACCACTTCTCCTTCGAGGCACCGGATCATGTTGATGTTAAAGGAGAATCCGGGTCTTACCAGGCAGGAGATAGGAGATAGATTAAAGATTTCAGCTCAGGCAGCAGGTTGGCACCTTTCACAACTTTTGGATAAAGAATTAATAAGAAAACAGAAATCCGGAAGAACTATCAAATATCTGGTAACAGAAGCATCAGATCCTGCTTTCGGACAAAAAAAGATGAAACAGTGTATAATACACAGACCATATGACTAA